A stretch of Bordetella genomosp. 13 DNA encodes these proteins:
- a CDS encoding GNAT family N-acetyltransferase — protein sequence MSSTPLTNEYGQPVGQPLPDWQPRPLPPRTAMQGRLCRLEPLDAARHAEDLAEVFGTEPDGRGWTYLFKGPFLGDRAGYRAYLEELAASKDTLHHAVVDLATDRPVGHLALMRMDPANGVIEVGHVTFSSRLQRTTIATEAQYLLMRRVFDELGYRRYEWKCDSLNEPSRAAAARLGFQFEGVFRQAVVYKGRSRDTAWFSIIDAEWPARKAAFERWLSPDNFDAAGAQRRSLRELAQERR from the coding sequence ATGTCCTCCACGCCCCTGACCAATGAATACGGCCAGCCCGTCGGCCAGCCGCTGCCCGACTGGCAGCCGCGCCCGCTGCCTCCGCGTACCGCCATGCAGGGCCGGCTGTGCCGCCTCGAGCCGCTGGACGCCGCCCGCCACGCCGAAGACCTGGCCGAGGTGTTCGGCACAGAGCCCGACGGACGCGGCTGGACCTATCTGTTCAAGGGCCCGTTCCTCGGCGACCGCGCGGGATATCGCGCCTATCTGGAAGAACTGGCGGCCAGCAAGGACACGCTGCACCACGCCGTGGTCGACCTGGCCACGGACCGGCCAGTGGGTCACCTGGCGTTGATGCGCATGGATCCGGCCAACGGCGTCATCGAAGTGGGCCACGTGACGTTCTCGTCGCGCCTGCAGCGCACGACGATCGCCACCGAGGCGCAGTATCTGCTGATGCGCCGGGTGTTCGACGAACTGGGCTATCGCCGCTATGAATGGAAATGCGACAGCCTGAACGAACCCTCGCGCGCGGCCGCCGCACGGCTGGGCTTCCAGTTCGAGGGCGTGTTCCGGCAGGCCGTCGTGTACAAGGGCCGGTCTCGCGACACGGCGTGGTTCTCCATCATCGACGCCGAATGGCCGGCCCGCAAGGCCGCGTTCGAACGGTGGCTGTCTCCGGACAATTTCGATGCGGCGGGCGCGCAGCGCCGCAGCCTGCGCGAGCTGGCACAAGAGCGGCGCTAG
- a CDS encoding DUF2784 domain-containing protein, with translation MEYRLLADLTLAVHALFVLFVALGGLLVLRWPRVAWLHLPAAAWGAGMMFAGAICPLTYLENHWRVLAGQQGYPDGFVAHYLLALVYPQGVTRTMQAVLGVLVVGGNAAVYAWAWRRARRQAGDPVKRSA, from the coding sequence ATGGAATACCGCCTGCTCGCCGACCTGACGCTCGCCGTCCATGCCCTGTTCGTGTTGTTCGTGGCCCTGGGCGGCCTGCTGGTGCTGCGCTGGCCGCGCGTGGCGTGGCTGCACCTGCCGGCCGCGGCCTGGGGGGCCGGCATGATGTTCGCGGGCGCGATCTGCCCGCTGACGTATCTCGAGAACCACTGGCGCGTCCTGGCCGGGCAGCAGGGCTACCCTGACGGCTTCGTGGCCCATTACCTGCTGGCGCTGGTCTATCCGCAAGGCGTCACGCGCACGATGCAGGCCGTGCTGGGCGTGCTGGTGGTGGGCGGCAATGCCGCCGTCTATGCCTGGGCCTGGCGCCGCGCCAGGCGCCAGGCTGGCGACCCGGTCAAGCGGTCCGCATGA